The proteins below come from a single Pseudomonadota bacterium genomic window:
- a CDS encoding NAD(P)/FAD-dependent oxidoreductase, with protein MRTRPSTCDVVVVGAGPSGLAAAEALAAGGARVVLLDRHARPGGKACGGGLTAGAWERAGVDPLAPPPYGRAFDALEVRSPLGARRLGAKGPLLVVVDRRAWQAERIERLAARNVEVRLGERALGLERRGVRTERGAIACDHVVGADGASSRVRRLLGLGPGPAIRALQIAVEATRLRPALPDLPAVWFDPKRLGLGYAWAFPAADGTVRLGAGADARSVSAPRLARGFRGWLRSLGVDAVGADLASGTILCGYAGHRFGRVRLAGDAAGLASPVTGEGIAQALASGAEVAREILEPGYRSPILMALAVRHRRTHALLATRFLGAALFALAPSLLGIRAVREAALRRYA; from the coding sequence ATGAGGACCCGTCCTTCGACCTGCGACGTCGTCGTCGTCGGCGCCGGCCCGTCCGGGCTCGCCGCGGCCGAGGCGCTCGCCGCGGGCGGGGCCAGGGTCGTGCTGCTCGACCGGCACGCGCGCCCGGGCGGCAAGGCGTGCGGCGGCGGGCTCACGGCCGGCGCGTGGGAGCGGGCCGGGGTCGATCCGCTCGCCCCGCCTCCCTACGGCAGGGCGTTCGACGCGCTCGAGGTGCGAAGCCCGCTGGGCGCGCGGCGCCTCGGCGCGAAGGGGCCGCTCCTCGTGGTGGTCGACCGGCGGGCGTGGCAGGCGGAGCGCATCGAGCGGCTCGCGGCGCGAAACGTCGAGGTGCGGCTCGGCGAGCGCGCGCTCGGGCTCGAGCGGCGCGGCGTGCGGACCGAGCGCGGCGCCATCGCGTGCGACCACGTCGTCGGCGCGGACGGCGCGTCGTCCCGCGTGCGGCGCCTCCTCGGGCTCGGGCCGGGCCCCGCGATCCGCGCGCTGCAGATCGCCGTCGAGGCGACACGGCTCCGGCCCGCCCTTCCGGACCTGCCCGCGGTCTGGTTCGATCCGAAGCGGCTGGGGCTCGGGTACGCGTGGGCGTTCCCCGCCGCCGACGGGACGGTCCGCCTCGGCGCGGGCGCGGACGCGCGCTCCGTCTCCGCCCCGCGGCTCGCCCGGGGGTTTCGCGGGTGGCTCCGCTCCCTCGGCGTCGACGCCGTCGGCGCCGACCTCGCCTCCGGCACGATCCTTTGCGGGTACGCGGGCCACAGGTTCGGCCGCGTGCGGCTCGCGGGGGACGCCGCCGGGCTCGCCTCGCCGGTCACGGGCGAGGGGATCGCCCAGGCGCTCGCGTCCGGCGCCGAGGTGGCGCGCGAGATCCTGGAGCCGGGCTACCGCTCCCCGATCCTCATGGCGCTCGCCGTGCGCCACCGCCGCACGCACGCGCTCCTCGCGACGAGGTTCCTCGGGGCCGCGCTCTTCGCGCTCGCGCCGTCGCTGCTCGGGATCCGCGCCGTCCGTGAGGCGGCGCTCCGCCGCTACGCGTGA
- a CDS encoding BatA and WFA domain-containing protein encodes MTFDAPWMLAGLLGVAVVLWLHLRRPSDQVIRFPAVGILAEVSRRRAPRLRLRRIVLLALRCLAVAALALSMARPGIAVRRPGGLRSGMALAQVIVIDDSLSMRQKGADGVTAFERAKGLALAELRRLRPGDASAVALSGYPARAAFREPSFDLDKVAEAIRRLEPGFRSGDIETALHLASRQLEESPLAEREVVLVTDLAESGWLDRELAWSKDAGFGFRVIAAVDGPPPENAAVDGVRVEPTGEGAVREVVVEAQVTNHGERDLEAVEILLEINGVEEARASLDVPARGQAVKRFNHRFKEDGVRRGLVRIGGDALVEDGVRHFTFNVRPVLRALVVDGDYRPGSFRDEVFYLMRALAAPMPHEMPITAIAADLETAAAGPIAGYDVVVLAGVDELPPAFAARIVEFVRGGGGLLAAPGAGRDQLSGIEAILPGEVRSVSSVRSGDKAHRLGAVNRVHPIFSAFAEGPTGLEETRVFSHVLVEPDPALDRTVIAELAGGAPLLLERRSGRGTALLLTTTLDRDWTDLPIRPGFLPLVQRSVRYLANRLGERNARRVPVGGSIDLEVSGGMRRLLVVDPGGEETTFSAGDLADKSRVGFGGTEVPGSYRVFAELPSQGGLAELPALAFAVETDPKESELSRKVSAERVDAAAGGTKGAAASVAVVGRLPIWPYLLVAAVLLLILETLIAGLGFRRSHARS; translated from the coding sequence ATGACCTTCGACGCCCCCTGGATGCTGGCCGGGCTGCTCGGGGTAGCGGTCGTGCTGTGGCTGCACCTCCGCAGGCCGAGCGATCAGGTGATCCGCTTCCCGGCCGTGGGGATCCTCGCCGAGGTGTCGCGGCGGCGCGCGCCCAGGCTGAGGCTCCGCCGCATCGTCCTGCTCGCGCTGCGCTGTCTCGCGGTCGCCGCCTTGGCGCTCTCGATGGCGAGGCCGGGGATCGCGGTGCGGCGGCCGGGCGGCCTGCGCTCCGGCATGGCGCTCGCGCAGGTGATCGTCATCGACGACTCGCTCAGCATGCGCCAGAAGGGCGCCGACGGCGTGACGGCCTTCGAGCGGGCCAAGGGGCTCGCCCTCGCGGAGCTGCGGCGGCTGCGCCCCGGAGACGCGTCCGCGGTCGCGCTCTCCGGCTACCCGGCGCGGGCGGCGTTCCGCGAGCCGTCGTTCGATCTGGACAAGGTCGCGGAGGCGATCCGGCGCCTCGAGCCGGGCTTCCGCAGCGGGGACATCGAGACGGCGCTCCACCTCGCGTCGCGCCAGCTCGAGGAGAGCCCGCTCGCGGAGCGCGAGGTGGTCCTGGTCACCGACCTCGCCGAGAGCGGCTGGCTGGATCGCGAGCTCGCGTGGTCGAAGGACGCCGGGTTCGGGTTCCGCGTGATCGCCGCCGTCGACGGCCCGCCGCCGGAGAACGCGGCGGTCGACGGCGTCCGGGTCGAGCCGACCGGCGAGGGCGCCGTGCGCGAGGTGGTCGTCGAGGCGCAGGTCACGAACCACGGCGAGCGCGATCTCGAGGCGGTGGAGATTTTGCTCGAGATCAACGGCGTGGAGGAGGCGCGCGCGAGCCTCGACGTCCCGGCCCGCGGCCAGGCGGTGAAGCGGTTCAACCACAGGTTCAAGGAGGACGGCGTCCGGCGCGGGCTCGTGCGGATCGGGGGAGACGCGCTCGTCGAGGACGGCGTGCGGCACTTCACGTTCAACGTGCGGCCCGTCCTCAGGGCGCTGGTCGTCGACGGCGACTACCGCCCGGGATCGTTCCGCGACGAGGTGTTCTACCTCATGCGCGCGCTCGCTGCGCCGATGCCCCACGAGATGCCGATCACCGCGATCGCAGCGGATCTCGAGACCGCCGCGGCCGGCCCGATCGCGGGCTACGACGTCGTCGTGCTCGCGGGGGTGGACGAGCTGCCGCCCGCGTTCGCCGCGCGGATCGTCGAGTTCGTCCGCGGCGGCGGCGGCCTCCTCGCCGCGCCCGGCGCAGGCCGGGATCAGCTGTCCGGGATCGAGGCGATCCTGCCGGGCGAGGTGCGCTCGGTGTCGAGCGTCCGATCCGGGGACAAGGCGCACCGCCTCGGCGCCGTGAACCGCGTCCACCCGATCTTCAGCGCGTTCGCCGAGGGGCCGACCGGGCTCGAGGAGACGCGCGTGTTCTCGCACGTCCTCGTCGAGCCGGATCCCGCGCTCGACAGGACCGTGATAGCGGAGCTCGCCGGCGGCGCGCCGCTCCTCCTCGAGCGGCGCTCGGGGCGGGGCACGGCGCTCCTCCTCACGACGACGCTCGACCGGGACTGGACCGACCTGCCGATCCGGCCGGGCTTCCTGCCGCTCGTGCAGCGATCGGTGCGCTACCTCGCGAACCGGCTCGGCGAGAGGAACGCGCGCCGCGTCCCGGTCGGCGGGAGCATCGACCTCGAGGTGAGCGGCGGCATGCGGCGGCTCCTCGTCGTGGATCCGGGAGGCGAGGAGACGACGTTCTCGGCCGGCGATCTCGCGGACAAGTCGCGCGTCGGGTTCGGCGGCACGGAGGTGCCCGGATCCTACCGCGTGTTCGCCGAGCTGCCGTCGCAGGGCGGGCTCGCGGAGCTGCCGGCGCTCGCGTTCGCGGTCGAGACCGACCCGAAGGAGTCCGAGCTCTCCCGCAAGGTCTCGGCCGAGCGCGTCGACGCCGCCGCGGGCGGGACCAAGGGCGCCGCCGCGTCGGTCGCGGTGGTGGGGAGGCTCCCGATCTGGCCGTACCTCCTCGTGGCGGCCGTGCTGCTCCTCATCCTGGAGACGCTGATCGCGGGGCTCGGCTTCCGGCGATCGCACGCCCGCTCCTGA
- a CDS encoding DUF58 domain-containing protein, which translates to MTRPPDRGERPVDAQILDSVATLTIEVRRVVQGFLGGSHSSLHLSSSVEFAEHKKYSPGDDVRHIDWRAFARTDRHFVKTREREVILRGLVLVDCSASMGYTGSRAQLSKLDYARVLAGALAHILVRQGDAAGLMPFAAKVEPHIPPLGNPEHLSALLAHLSRVSVQPGPTAYVEAIHAAADLLRNRALVIAISDLWAAGRETEIALSSLSARGHDVAVLRVLSPDEIDLPFSRVAEFVDPEDGAKIEVDPALVREDYRRALAEDRGRWRRVAVEADLDLMNVVTSAPPEATLADFAARRHRVGRRG; encoded by the coding sequence ATGACCCGCCCGCCCGATCGGGGCGAGAGGCCCGTCGACGCGCAGATCCTCGATTCCGTCGCGACTTTGACCATCGAGGTGCGCCGCGTGGTCCAGGGGTTCCTCGGCGGATCGCACTCGTCGCTGCACCTGAGCTCGTCGGTCGAGTTCGCGGAGCACAAGAAGTACTCGCCGGGAGACGACGTCCGGCACATCGACTGGCGCGCCTTCGCGCGGACCGATCGGCACTTCGTCAAGACGCGCGAGCGGGAGGTGATCCTGCGCGGGCTCGTCCTCGTCGACTGCTCGGCCTCCATGGGCTACACGGGATCGCGGGCGCAGCTCTCGAAGCTCGACTACGCCCGGGTGCTCGCGGGGGCGCTCGCGCACATCCTCGTCCGGCAGGGCGACGCGGCCGGGCTGATGCCGTTCGCGGCGAAGGTGGAGCCGCACATCCCGCCTCTGGGGAACCCGGAGCACCTCTCGGCGCTGCTCGCGCACCTCTCGCGCGTGAGCGTGCAGCCGGGCCCGACCGCGTACGTCGAGGCGATCCACGCCGCCGCGGATCTGCTGCGGAACCGCGCGCTCGTCATCGCGATCAGCGACCTGTGGGCCGCGGGGCGCGAGACCGAGATCGCGCTGTCGAGCCTCTCGGCGCGCGGGCACGACGTCGCGGTACTGCGCGTGCTGTCGCCCGACGAGATCGACCTGCCGTTCTCGCGCGTCGCCGAGTTCGTCGATCCCGAGGACGGCGCCAAGATCGAGGTCGATCCGGCGCTCGTCCGTGAGGACTACAGGCGCGCCCTCGCCGAGGACCGGGGGCGCTGGCGCCGAGTGGCCGTCGAGGCCGACCTCGACCTGATGAACGTGGTCACGTCCGCTCCGCCCGAGGCGACGCTCGCGGACTTCGCGGCGCGCCGCCACCGCGTCGGGAGGCGGGGATGA
- a CDS encoding MoxR family ATPase — translation MEHKSAESPGAGVLGTREDQLVEQVERMRARLTHEIEQRIVGQRDVVELLLVALLAGGHVLLVGVPGLAKTLIVKTVADALSLVFGRIQFTPDLMPTDITGTDILEETEGGKRAFRFMKGPLFCNLLLADEINRTPPKTQAALLQAMQERAVTAGGTTFELVRPFVVFATQNPIELSGTYPLPEAQLDRFMLHIDVDYPNAADEVEIVRRTTVGELKPVTRLLDAREILEVQDLVPRVPAADHVLEYAVRLVRRSRPADAEAPEEIRRFVSWGAGPRAAQMLVLAAKARALLRGRFAVDLGDVAALAPAVLRHRLVLSFEAEAEGVKAKALIARIIETTPR, via the coding sequence ATGGAACACAAGAGCGCAGAGTCACCGGGCGCCGGCGTCCTCGGGACGCGCGAGGATCAGCTCGTCGAGCAGGTCGAGCGGATGCGGGCGCGCCTGACGCACGAGATCGAACAGCGGATCGTCGGGCAACGCGACGTCGTCGAGCTCCTCCTCGTGGCGCTCCTCGCCGGCGGCCACGTGCTGCTCGTCGGCGTCCCGGGGCTCGCCAAGACGCTCATCGTCAAGACGGTCGCGGACGCGCTCTCGCTCGTCTTCGGCCGGATCCAGTTCACGCCGGATCTCATGCCGACCGACATCACCGGCACCGACATCCTCGAGGAGACCGAGGGCGGCAAGCGCGCGTTCCGCTTCATGAAGGGCCCGCTGTTCTGCAACCTCCTGCTCGCCGACGAGATCAACAGGACGCCGCCGAAGACGCAGGCGGCGCTGCTCCAGGCGATGCAGGAGCGCGCCGTGACGGCTGGCGGCACGACGTTCGAGCTGGTGCGGCCGTTCGTCGTCTTCGCGACGCAGAACCCTATCGAGCTCTCCGGCACCTACCCGTTGCCGGAGGCGCAGCTCGACAGGTTCATGCTGCACATCGACGTGGACTACCCGAACGCCGCGGACGAGGTCGAGATCGTGCGCCGCACGACCGTCGGCGAGCTCAAGCCGGTGACGCGCCTGCTCGACGCGCGCGAGATCCTCGAGGTCCAGGATCTCGTGCCGCGCGTGCCGGCGGCGGATCACGTGCTCGAGTACGCGGTGCGCCTCGTCCGGCGCTCGCGCCCGGCGGACGCCGAGGCGCCGGAGGAGATCCGGCGGTTCGTCTCCTGGGGCGCCGGGCCGCGGGCGGCGCAGATGCTCGTGCTCGCCGCCAAGGCGCGCGCCCTCCTCCGCGGCCGGTTCGCCGTCGATCTGGGCGACGTGGCGGCGCTCGCGCCGGCGGTCCTGCGCCATCGGCTCGTGCTCAGCTTCGAGGCCGAGGCCGAGGGCGTGAAGGCGAAGGCGCTCATCGCCCGCATCATCGAGACCACGCCGCGATGA
- the murC gene encoding UDP-N-acetylmuramate--L-alanine ligase, which yields MSTPRAVPPAPRALSLPELGVLAPDRPIHLAGIGGSAMSGLAALLAQKGYTVTGTDPHPDDSVRARLAAIGVEVVRRQDGFAIPERAQLVVASAALRADHPELEAARARGVPVVKYAAVLGALLNAAQGVAIAGTHGKTTTTAMVVCALRAAGERPGFVVGGHVPQLGASADAGASRFFVAEACEYDRSFLQLNPSSAVITNIDNDHLDVYGNLDGVRRAFAEFSARVARDGAIVYCADWPDLREIARGAAARPLSYSATGAPADWEARDVRVVGGETRFGVYRGGAFAIEMSLRVPGRHNVGNALAALAVTHDLGLPIADLAAGIAGFDGAARRFQLLGEARGVAVVDDYAHHPTEIRALLEGARERFAGRRIVVLFQPHQIARTRSLFGELAAALAGADAVVLTDIYAARDAAATPEERSAASLAEAIRELGAEAAHAPDLDDAARAALDGLGPGDVLLSVGAGDVHKAGAAVLEALRRG from the coding sequence TTGAGCACCCCGCGCGCCGTGCCGCCCGCGCCCAGAGCGTTGTCGCTTCCGGAGCTAGGGGTCCTCGCGCCCGATCGCCCGATCCACCTCGCGGGGATCGGCGGCAGCGCGATGAGCGGGCTCGCCGCGCTGCTCGCGCAGAAGGGCTACACGGTCACCGGGACGGATCCGCACCCGGACGACTCGGTCCGAGCGCGGCTCGCGGCGATCGGCGTCGAGGTCGTGCGCCGGCAGGACGGCTTTGCCATCCCCGAGCGCGCCCAGCTCGTCGTCGCGTCGGCGGCGCTGCGCGCGGATCACCCGGAGCTCGAGGCGGCGCGGGCGCGCGGCGTCCCGGTCGTCAAGTACGCGGCCGTGCTCGGCGCCCTCCTCAACGCGGCGCAGGGCGTGGCGATCGCCGGGACGCACGGGAAGACCACGACCACGGCGATGGTCGTCTGCGCGCTCCGCGCGGCGGGCGAGCGCCCCGGCTTCGTCGTGGGCGGGCACGTCCCGCAGCTCGGCGCAAGCGCGGACGCCGGCGCCTCGCGGTTCTTCGTCGCCGAGGCGTGCGAGTACGACAGGTCGTTCCTGCAGCTCAACCCGAGCAGCGCCGTGATCACGAACATCGACAACGACCACCTCGACGTCTACGGGAACCTCGACGGCGTCCGCCGCGCGTTCGCCGAGTTCTCGGCGCGCGTCGCGCGGGACGGCGCGATCGTCTACTGCGCGGACTGGCCCGACCTCCGCGAGATCGCGCGCGGCGCGGCGGCCCGTCCGCTGTCGTACTCGGCGACCGGCGCACCCGCGGACTGGGAGGCGCGCGACGTCCGGGTCGTCGGCGGCGAGACCCGCTTCGGCGTCTATCGCGGCGGCGCTTTCGCGATCGAGATGTCGCTCCGCGTCCCCGGACGGCACAACGTGGGGAACGCGCTCGCGGCGCTCGCGGTGACGCACGATCTCGGCCTGCCGATCGCGGATCTCGCGGCGGGGATCGCGGGGTTCGACGGCGCGGCCCGGCGGTTCCAGCTGCTCGGCGAGGCGCGCGGCGTGGCGGTCGTCGACGACTACGCGCACCACCCCACGGAGATCCGCGCCCTGCTCGAAGGCGCGCGGGAGCGGTTCGCGGGCCGGCGCATCGTCGTCCTGTTCCAGCCGCACCAGATCGCACGGACACGATCTTTGTTCGGCGAGCTCGCGGCGGCGCTCGCGGGCGCGGACGCCGTCGTCCTGACGGACATCTACGCCGCGCGCGACGCGGCCGCGACCCCCGAGGAGCGGAGCGCGGCCTCCTTAGCCGAGGCGATCCGCGAGCTCGGAGCGGAGGCGGCCCACGCGCCCGACCTCGACGACGCGGCCCGCGCGGCGCTCGACGGGCTCGGGCCGGGCGACGTGCTCCTGTCCGTCGGGGCGGGCGACGTGCACAAGGCGGGCGCCGCCGTCCTCGAGGCGCTTCGCCGGGGCTGA
- the lepB gene encoding signal peptidase I, translating to MGKLLKFLFGLIVVIAIVAVVGRVFFFELGKTRSYSMVPTLVPGDIFVVSTISLLGQGDIAVCENPDDSSELVALRVLGVPGDEIEFHRNHVVISGEMIQHSVEDPIFYVDRTSGEEMQYAVRIAEELVGGRLYHVALMDRAGGKEHRKTVVPEDHFFVAGDNRNLAVDSRNFGTIPIDSCVGKAVFLLWPGEDSGDLKRTDRLASKL from the coding sequence GTGGGGAAGCTGCTGAAATTCCTGTTTGGCCTCATCGTCGTCATCGCGATCGTCGCGGTCGTCGGCCGCGTCTTCTTCTTCGAGCTCGGGAAGACCCGGTCGTACTCCATGGTGCCGACGCTGGTTCCCGGGGACATCTTCGTCGTCTCCACGATCAGCCTCCTCGGCCAGGGCGACATCGCCGTGTGCGAGAACCCCGACGACTCGTCGGAGCTCGTCGCGCTCCGCGTCCTCGGGGTCCCGGGCGACGAGATCGAGTTCCACCGCAACCATGTCGTCATCAGCGGCGAGATGATCCAGCACAGCGTCGAGGACCCGATCTTCTACGTGGACCGCACCTCCGGGGAGGAGATGCAGTACGCGGTCCGGATCGCCGAGGAGCTCGTCGGCGGCAGGCTCTACCACGTCGCCCTCATGGATCGCGCGGGCGGCAAGGAGCACCGGAAGACGGTCGTGCCGGAGGACCACTTCTTCGTCGCGGGCGACAACAGGAACCTGGCGGTCGACAGCCGGAACTTCGGCACGATCCCCATCGACAGCTGCGTCGGGAAGGCGGTCTTCCTCCTCTGGCCCGGAGAAGACAGCGGCGATCTGAAACGCACGGATCGGCTGGCGTCGAAGCTATGA
- a CDS encoding TfoX/Sxy family protein: MATDAEFMIYVADQVEGAGAITYRKMFGEYALYCDGKVVALVCDDRLYVKPTEEGRRFAGEIDEAPPYPGAKPHLLLQDRIDDRDWLCELVRITARALPPPKPKKKR; this comes from the coding sequence GTGGCCACCGACGCGGAGTTCATGATCTACGTCGCCGATCAGGTCGAGGGCGCCGGCGCCATCACCTATCGCAAGATGTTCGGCGAGTACGCGCTCTACTGCGACGGCAAGGTGGTCGCGCTCGTCTGCGACGACCGGCTCTACGTGAAGCCCACGGAGGAGGGGCGGCGGTTCGCCGGGGAGATCGATGAGGCGCCCCCGTACCCCGGGGCGAAGCCGCACCTCCTTCTGCAGGATCGGATAGATGATCGGGATTGGCTCTGCGAGCTGGTCCGGATCACGGCGCGCGCCTTGCCGCCGCCGAAGCCGAAGAAGAAGCGGTAA
- a CDS encoding sigma-54 dependent transcriptional regulator, with the protein MNDSQPTLVIADDDKNNVLALEKVFQREGFFVITAPGGAEALDAVRAGQVDVVITDLMMPGMGGVDLLDAIKAAQPEVEVVLMTAYGTVEAAVTAMKRGAYDFVEKPVKRQVIVKTVRKALEKRSLVVENRALKTRLLKFEKRSIIGNAPAFRRTMDVALQAAPSVANILVTGESGTGKELVARAIHEASSRADRPFIAVNCAALPETIMEAELFGAERGAFTGAVQRRDGRFKLADGGTIFLDEVGEMSLAVQVKLLRVLQEGEFEPLGGKTCRVDVRVLAATNRDLEEEVKRGGFREDLFYRLNVIVVHLPPLRHRLEDVPLLAEHFLVLHAARNGKQVDGIAPEAMELLAAYYWPGNVRELENVIERAVVLSRGRVLTPQDLPPRVAEEARVESNLTIAVGTPLEEVERRLIRETLRQTKGDKKQAAQLLGIATRTIYRKLDTLE; encoded by the coding sequence ATGAACGACAGCCAGCCGACCCTGGTCATCGCGGACGACGACAAGAACAACGTCCTGGCGCTCGAGAAGGTCTTCCAGCGGGAGGGGTTCTTCGTGATCACCGCGCCCGGCGGCGCCGAGGCGCTCGACGCCGTGCGCGCCGGGCAGGTGGACGTCGTCATCACCGATCTCATGATGCCCGGCATGGGCGGGGTCGATCTCCTCGACGCGATCAAGGCCGCGCAGCCCGAGGTCGAGGTCGTGCTCATGACCGCGTACGGGACGGTCGAGGCCGCGGTCACGGCGATGAAGCGCGGCGCGTACGACTTCGTCGAGAAGCCGGTGAAGCGGCAGGTCATCGTGAAGACCGTGCGCAAGGCGCTCGAGAAGCGCTCGCTCGTCGTCGAGAACCGCGCGCTCAAGACCAGGCTGCTCAAGTTCGAGAAGCGTTCGATCATCGGCAACGCGCCGGCGTTCCGGCGGACCATGGACGTCGCGCTGCAGGCCGCGCCGTCGGTCGCGAACATCCTCGTAACGGGCGAGTCGGGCACGGGCAAGGAGCTCGTGGCGCGCGCGATCCACGAGGCGTCGAGCCGGGCCGACCGGCCGTTCATCGCCGTGAACTGCGCCGCGCTCCCGGAGACGATCATGGAGGCCGAGCTGTTTGGCGCCGAGCGGGGCGCGTTCACCGGCGCGGTGCAGCGGCGCGACGGGAGGTTCAAGCTCGCCGACGGCGGCACGATCTTCCTCGACGAGGTCGGCGAGATGAGCCTGGCCGTGCAGGTGAAGCTCCTGCGCGTGCTCCAGGAGGGCGAGTTCGAGCCGCTCGGCGGCAAGACGTGCCGCGTCGACGTCCGCGTCCTCGCGGCGACCAACCGGGATCTCGAGGAGGAGGTCAAGCGGGGGGGGTTCCGCGAGGATCTCTTCTACCGGCTGAACGTCATCGTCGTGCACCTGCCGCCGCTCAGGCACCGGCTCGAGGACGTGCCGCTCCTCGCCGAGCACTTCCTCGTCCTGCACGCCGCGCGCAACGGCAAGCAGGTGGACGGGATCGCGCCCGAGGCGATGGAACTCCTCGCCGCGTACTACTGGCCGGGCAACGTCCGCGAGCTCGAGAACGTGATCGAGCGCGCCGTCGTCCTCAGCCGCGGCCGCGTCCTCACGCCGCAGGATCTCCCGCCGCGCGTCGCCGAGGAGGCGCGGGTGGAGTCGAACCTCACGATCGCCGTCGGCACGCCGCTCGAGGAGGTCGAGCGGCGCCTGATCCGCGAGACCTTGCGCCAGACCAAGGGCGACAAGAAGCAGGCGGCGCAGCTCCTCGGGATCGCCACGCGCACCATCTACCGCAAGCTGGACACGCTCGAGTAG
- a CDS encoding TIGR02266 family protein codes for MANPIDKGSSIRAKLKFPDVASFVERYAPNVSTAGIFVKTPSPKPVGTRVKFEFLIADGTVVMRGLGQVAWVRESAADDRPVGMGIKFVKLDAASRGVLDRIIDFKHSLDGPPVPSRYSEVPPPYVPEGTDVDEGGGAEALPEPAEEAPRESPPPPPPPPPAPEPEPVKAIVPPPAEEQPPEAAAAPRKKHRQRPSSVDLSAIDSMLADIAAPSVDAARKRRKTGEQAAVAPRPVPAPAAPITEPAPSPVVSREPEPAPSPVVPREPEPEPERFEPSRDAPSEPPETAGEPDDDAPIRFTPGSLVSFMPPPPRESDSLEEDFESVLGGADANGDGETSAPIAALSEDSGVTELGEDAVIAGDLEEEIDGDGDFEVLNEGIPGDAVDELMAEMARSSNEPEAPADLQLLEDEVVSDALDGLFDEASDGDRASALPSADAPDTLPDDAVPPGLVRERPLRQRGAPPPPPDEDAASKKKGFFGKLFGK; via the coding sequence ATGGCGAACCCGATAGACAAGGGCTCCTCGATCCGCGCGAAGCTGAAGTTTCCGGACGTCGCGAGCTTCGTCGAAAGGTACGCGCCGAACGTCTCGACCGCCGGGATCTTCGTGAAGACGCCGTCGCCCAAGCCCGTCGGCACGCGCGTAAAGTTCGAGTTTCTCATCGCGGACGGCACGGTCGTGATGCGCGGCCTCGGCCAGGTGGCGTGGGTGCGGGAGTCCGCGGCCGACGATCGGCCGGTCGGGATGGGGATCAAGTTCGTCAAGCTCGACGCCGCGAGCCGAGGCGTGCTCGATCGGATCATCGACTTCAAGCACTCGCTCGACGGGCCGCCCGTCCCCTCGCGCTACTCCGAGGTGCCGCCGCCGTACGTGCCCGAGGGCACTGACGTCGACGAGGGAGGGGGTGCCGAGGCTTTGCCCGAGCCCGCGGAGGAAGCCCCGCGCGAGTCGCCCCCGCCGCCGCCCCCGCCGCCGCCGGCGCCTGAGCCGGAGCCCGTGAAGGCGATCGTGCCGCCGCCGGCCGAGGAGCAGCCGCCCGAGGCCGCCGCCGCGCCGAGGAAGAAGCACCGGCAAAGGCCCTCGAGCGTGGATCTGAGCGCGATCGACTCGATGCTCGCCGACATCGCGGCGCCGTCCGTCGACGCGGCGCGGAAGCGACGCAAGACGGGCGAGCAAGCCGCCGTCGCCCCGCGGCCGGTCCCCGCACCGGCGGCCCCGATCACGGAGCCCGCGCCGTCGCCGGTCGTGTCACGGGAGCCGGAACCCGCGCCGTCGCCGGTCGTACCGCGGGAGCCGGAGCCCGAACCGGAGCGCTTCGAGCCGTCGCGCGACGCGCCGAGCGAGCCGCCCGAGACGGCGGGCGAGCCCGACGACGACGCCCCGATCCGATTCACCCCCGGAAGCCTGGTGTCGTTCATGCCCCCGCCGCCGCGCGAGAGCGACTCGCTCGAGGAGGACTTCGAGTCCGTGCTCGGCGGCGCGGACGCGAACGGCGACGGGGAGACGAGCGCGCCGATCGCGGCGCTCTCGGAGGACAGCGGCGTCACCGAGCTCGGCGAGGACGCGGTGATCGCGGGCGACCTCGAGGAGGAGATCGACGGGGATGGCGACTTCGAGGTGCTCAACGAGGGCATCCCCGGCGACGCGGTGGACGAGCTGATGGCCGAGATGGCCCGGAGCAGCAACGAGCCGGAGGCGCCCGCGGATCTGCAGCTGCTCGAGGACGAGGTCGTCAGCGACGCGCTCGACGGCCTGTTCGACGAGGCGAGCGACGGGGATCGCGCTTCGGCGCTGCCGAGCGCGGACGCGCCGGACACGCTGCCCGACGACGCGGTCCCGCCGGGGCTCGTGCGCGAGCGACCGCTCAGGCAGCGCGGCGCCCCGCCGCCGCCGCCGGACGAAGATGCGGCCTCGAAGAAGAAGGGGTTTTTCGGTAAGCTGTTCGGGAAATAG